A single window of Nicotiana tomentosiformis chromosome 1, ASM39032v3, whole genome shotgun sequence DNA harbors:
- the LOC138903460 gene encoding uncharacterized protein codes for MEKVMATLKEKDDLERGSILAFLPMCKQVKLLHLIFVVDLMIFCKANTNSVKRVIEALAHFTDVSGLVANMDQSSIFMAGIDDHTRGQLLDIAKFTHGTFPIRYLGMPLSFKKWNKLER; via the coding sequence atggagAAGGTTATGGCTACTTTGAAGGAAAAAGATGACTTAGAAAGGGGGTCCATATTAGCATTTCTCCCTATGTGCAAACAAGTAAAACTCTTACACTTGATTTTTGTtgttgatcttatgatcttctgCAAAGCCAACACTAATTCTGTCAAAAGAGTTATTGAGGCCTTAGCACACTTCACTGATGTCTCTGGGTTGGTTGCTAATATGGACCAATCAAGCATATTCATGGCTGGGATTGATGATCATACAAGGGGACAACTACTTGACATAGCTAAATTCACACATGGTACCTTCCCCATCAGGTATCTTGGTATGCCTCTCTCATTCAAGAAGTGGAATAAATTGGAACGTTAG